A window from Vigna angularis cultivar LongXiaoDou No.4 chromosome 7, ASM1680809v1, whole genome shotgun sequence encodes these proteins:
- the LOC128197674 gene encoding auxin efflux carrier component 2-like produces MFSGVRLAANGFHELQMAMSSLGLFMALQPKIIAGGKSVAAFSMAIRFLTGPTVIAATSIGIGLCGVLLHVAIVQAALPQGMLPFVFAKEYNLHADILSTAVIFGMLIALPITILYYVLLGL; encoded by the exons ATGTTTTCCGGCGTACGGTTGGCCGCAAATGGGTTCCATGAACTGCAAATGGCCATGTCCAGTCTAG GTCTGTTCATGGCATTACAACCCAAGATCATTGCCGGTGGAAAATCTGTTGCAGCATTTTCTATGGCTATTAGGTTCTTGACAGGTCCAACTGTTATTGCTGCAACCTCCATAGGCATTGGACTCTGTGGAGTTCTTTTGCATGTTGCAATTGTCCAG GCTGCCCTTCCCCAAGGTATGCTTCCCTTTGTGTTTGCTAAAGAATACAATCTCCATGCAGATATTCTTAGTACTGC GGTTATATTTGGAATGCTGATTGCATTGCCCATAACCATACTCTACTACGTGCTTCTTGGACTCTAA